A stretch of the Sorangium aterium genome encodes the following:
- a CDS encoding LA_2272 family surface repeat-containing protein, whose protein sequence is MSRCARCSLRTAPIVAACALAPAVLAPRSALAQQPADAAPGRAAPRSAGPSDPSGAGGAGGERARRGPDTPYFPVNLSLIFPLSTNATAPDLATHLDLALLLGRVGFVDGAQIGLFSWTSGDLRGLQLGVASVVSGRAEGLQLAAGFALADAPLAGVQLAGLFGWASTTVAGAQIAGVANQTYADVDGLQAAGAVNVARGQVTGVQAAAVNIGRVDGLQIGAINVSQEQRGLQIGIINVARKIDGLQIGVINVTDNLEGESLGLIPLPREGGIRLALWGSTGLHGNVGLKFSSRYAYTILSFGLHSEPRAPNANDGRAAEREPLYAVGLAMGSRLPLDVEDLSLSADVGAYHRGPFQGDLPGRNEVLKARVSASYALAERLSPFVCAGGYMTLRGEGALDVGGGPELCLGVELGLLDAARRVRAPAAPPAVAGRGGALRASPGPARTTGASSSHRGS, encoded by the coding sequence ATGTCGCGGTGCGCGAGGTGTTCTCTTCGGACCGCGCCGATCGTCGCGGCCTGCGCGCTCGCTCCGGCCGTGCTGGCGCCGCGCAGCGCTCTCGCGCAGCAGCCGGCGGACGCGGCGCCCGGGCGCGCCGCGCCCCGATCCGCCGGGCCGAGCGACCCATCCGGCGCCGGCGGCGCGGGCGGGGAGCGGGCGCGCCGCGGCCCGGATACGCCGTATTTCCCCGTCAACCTGTCGCTCATTTTCCCGCTGAGCACCAACGCCACGGCGCCCGATCTCGCGACCCACCTCGATCTCGCGCTCCTGCTCGGGCGCGTCGGGTTCGTGGACGGCGCCCAGATCGGCCTGTTCTCGTGGACGTCGGGGGATCTGCGCGGGTTACAGCTCGGGGTCGCGAGCGTCGTCTCGGGGCGCGCCGAGGGGCTGCAGCTCGCGGCGGGCTTCGCCTTGGCGGACGCTCCGCTCGCGGGGGTGCAGCTCGCGGGGCTCTTCGGCTGGGCGAGCACGACGGTCGCCGGCGCGCAGATCGCCGGCGTCGCCAACCAGACGTACGCCGACGTCGACGGCCTGCAGGCGGCCGGCGCCGTCAACGTCGCTCGCGGACAGGTGACGGGCGTGCAGGCGGCTGCCGTCAATATCGGCCGCGTCGACGGGCTCCAGATCGGCGCCATCAACGTCTCGCAGGAGCAGCGCGGGCTCCAGATCGGCATCATCAACGTGGCCCGCAAGATCGACGGGCTCCAGATCGGCGTCATCAACGTGACCGACAACCTCGAGGGGGAGTCGCTCGGCCTCATCCCGCTGCCGCGCGAGGGGGGGATCCGGCTCGCGCTCTGGGGGAGCACTGGCCTGCACGGCAACGTCGGCCTCAAGTTCTCGAGCCGGTATGCCTATACGATTTTGAGCTTCGGGCTCCACAGCGAGCCGCGCGCGCCGAACGCCAACGACGGGCGCGCGGCGGAGCGCGAGCCCCTGTATGCCGTGGGCCTCGCGATGGGCTCTCGCCTGCCGCTCGACGTCGAGGACCTCTCGCTGAGCGCCGATGTCGGCGCCTACCACCGCGGCCCGTTCCAGGGCGATCTCCCCGGGCGGAACGAGGTGCTCAAGGCGCGCGTCTCGGCCTCGTACGCGCTGGCGGAGCGCCTCTCGCCGTTCGTCTGCGCGGGCGGCTACATGACGTTGCGGGGCGAGGGCGCGCTCGACGTCGGCGGCGGGCCCGAGCTCTGCCTCGGCGTCGAGCTCGGCCTGCTCGACGCCGCGCGGCGTGTTCGCGCGCCCGCCGCGCCCCCCGCCGTCGCGGGCCGCGGCGGCGCGCTCAGGGCGTCGCCGGGGCCAGCGCGTACGACCGGTGCGTCATCGTCACACCGAGGCTCGTGA
- a CDS encoding CapA family protein, with product MAERPIVRVITSRPLSVCAAACAWLAAGDASAAYQFDATEAAYDATYAAAPIDVTGVVVDEAGSPVAGAEVTAIGWGSGAVNHGEIAFTDGAGAFTLSALARRSVLLRVEVDGYYSEIIPADLHRPLAEAGAGVGRVVLTEQRAGRARILVGGDTMFGRRFIDSDEDGIEGEVGDLIRPATRQADASAILTFLRDVLSSADYTQVNLECPVTANPQTPHPYKSFTFFSYPETVRALALSGVDAVSLGNNHMFDYLGAGVADTLTAVPNAGLDWFGAGLDETMAKGTVLYRTLRGVDVAFQGFNQIVNDGTTLPEYALTASDGPPPKAGALELGLTEISDFMAQDAVGRFAIPVVHGGIEYSDYPSSGMRRRFTQLVQKGAGMVVAHHPHTIHGIGLYNAGAGPRYIFMSLGNMVFDQDVFETYQSYLAAIDIDEDASGNRAVHRVQLIPFQNEDYVPKLVGGAWLGRAIRHIGHLSTTLPAAPAPGEAADGLTGAVVFASGPRAVAASSPSQYTTSDAVETRSAPLTSRRTAPLAHLRSSPADSLAAVRTTAAASCDYGREIMLYGDFEDGDIDDTSHEGSMWSMSEYRYIENSVVHGGTGAMVFLRKSSSTSEVSTYMNNRVKFEPGRKLTLTGYMKGDNAGQMRVQVYWYTSGGTSVSNSVVFTRAAGTYGWQPFTVDLTPPANAGSVRFYFRAGVPASGEATSFLDDVSLIEWEGTVADSSLGFAFATPNDWSFVRCTATDPALTSLGVTMTHRSYALAPATP from the coding sequence ATGGCAGAAAGACCCATTGTCCGCGTCATCACATCCAGGCCGCTGTCCGTGTGCGCTGCGGCCTGCGCCTGGCTCGCCGCGGGCGATGCGTCGGCGGCGTACCAGTTCGACGCCACGGAGGCCGCGTACGACGCGACCTACGCGGCGGCCCCCATCGACGTGACCGGCGTCGTCGTCGACGAGGCGGGATCGCCGGTCGCGGGGGCGGAGGTGACGGCCATCGGCTGGGGGAGCGGCGCGGTCAACCACGGCGAGATCGCGTTCACCGACGGCGCGGGCGCGTTCACGCTCTCGGCGCTCGCGCGGCGCTCGGTCCTGCTGCGCGTCGAGGTCGACGGGTACTACAGCGAGATCATCCCTGCCGACCTGCACCGGCCGCTCGCCGAGGCGGGTGCCGGGGTCGGCCGGGTCGTGCTGACCGAGCAGCGCGCGGGCCGCGCCCGGATCCTCGTGGGAGGCGACACGATGTTCGGTCGGCGCTTCATCGACAGCGACGAAGACGGCATCGAGGGAGAGGTGGGCGACCTCATCCGCCCCGCGACGCGGCAAGCCGACGCGAGCGCCATCCTCACCTTCCTGCGCGACGTCCTCTCGTCGGCCGACTACACCCAGGTCAACCTGGAGTGCCCCGTCACCGCCAACCCGCAGACACCCCACCCCTACAAGTCGTTCACGTTCTTCTCCTACCCCGAGACGGTCAGGGCGCTCGCGCTCTCCGGCGTCGACGCCGTGAGCCTCGGCAACAACCACATGTTCGATTACCTGGGGGCAGGAGTCGCCGACACGCTCACCGCCGTCCCGAACGCCGGCCTCGACTGGTTCGGCGCAGGGCTCGACGAGACGATGGCGAAGGGCACCGTGCTCTACCGGACGCTCCGCGGCGTCGACGTGGCCTTCCAGGGGTTCAACCAGATCGTCAACGACGGGACGACGCTCCCGGAGTACGCGCTCACCGCCTCCGACGGGCCTCCTCCCAAGGCGGGCGCGCTCGAGCTGGGCCTCACGGAGATCAGCGACTTCATGGCGCAGGACGCGGTCGGGCGCTTCGCCATCCCGGTGGTGCACGGAGGCATCGAGTACAGCGACTATCCGTCGTCCGGCATGCGGCGGCGGTTCACCCAGCTCGTCCAGAAGGGCGCCGGCATGGTCGTGGCGCACCACCCGCACACGATCCACGGCATCGGGCTGTACAACGCCGGCGCCGGCCCCCGCTACATCTTCATGTCGCTCGGCAACATGGTCTTCGATCAGGACGTCTTCGAGACGTACCAGTCGTACCTCGCCGCCATCGACATCGACGAGGACGCGAGCGGCAACCGCGCGGTGCACCGCGTGCAGCTCATCCCGTTCCAGAACGAGGACTACGTCCCGAAGCTCGTGGGCGGCGCCTGGCTCGGCCGGGCGATCCGCCACATCGGTCACCTCTCCACGACGCTGCCAGCGGCGCCCGCGCCCGGCGAGGCGGCGGACGGCCTCACCGGGGCCGTCGTGTTCGCGAGCGGCCCGCGGGCCGTCGCGGCGAGCAGCCCCTCGCAGTACACGACGAGCGACGCCGTCGAGACGCGGAGCGCGCCGCTCACGAGCCGCCGCACAGCCCCCCTCGCGCACCTGCGCTCGAGCCCGGCGGACTCGCTCGCCGCCGTCCGGACGACGGCCGCCGCGAGCTGCGACTACGGCCGGGAGATCATGCTCTACGGCGACTTCGAGGACGGCGACATCGACGACACCTCGCACGAAGGCTCGATGTGGTCGATGAGCGAATACCGCTACATCGAGAACAGCGTCGTCCACGGCGGGACCGGAGCGATGGTGTTCCTGCGCAAGTCGAGCAGCACCTCCGAGGTCTCCACCTACATGAACAACCGCGTCAAGTTCGAGCCTGGCCGCAAGCTGACCCTGACCGGCTACATGAAGGGAGACAACGCCGGCCAGATGCGTGTGCAGGTCTACTGGTACACGAGCGGCGGGACCAGCGTGTCGAACAGCGTCGTGTTCACGCGCGCGGCCGGCACCTACGGCTGGCAGCCGTTCACCGTCGACCTGACCCCGCCGGCGAACGCGGGCTCCGTCCGGTTCTATTTCAGGGCGGGTGTGCCGGCGAGCGGCGAGGCCACCTCGTTCCTCGACGACGTGTCGCTCATCGAGTGGGAGGGCACGGTCGCCGACAGCTCCCTCGGGTTCGCGTTCGCCACGCCGAACGACTGGAGCTTCGTGCGTTGCACCGCCACGGATCCCGCGCTCACGAGCCTCGGTGTGACGATGACGCACCGGTCGTACGCGCTGGCCCCGGCGACGCCCTGA
- a CDS encoding HPP family protein: MSFGVAGSSFLTRFQPMRTPLLVSERIYAAVGGLLGLLTTGVVMHACLGPTAHAPLLIAPIGASTVLVFGVPASPLAQPWSVLGGNVLAAVIGVTAARVIPDPLCAGAAAVALTIAVTSLLRCLHPPAGAVALTAVIGGPVVTSLGYHFALVPVAINSLLLVAAGLLFNNLVRRSYPHVVTLPVSPHGTADAPPELRVGFSPSDIDAALERLGTPLDVEREDLIALVRHVEEEAHRRLRGGLTCGEIMSRDLVTIHPDDPSALALRRLRERALRVLPVVDERGVVHGAIDVSIASVMPEATVRDLPSIYFETAGEDTPINELFQLLSRGRVHEALIVDAKMRLRGIVTQTDLLAVIGRAQLAKGSALVG, from the coding sequence ATGAGCTTCGGAGTTGCGGGCTCGAGCTTTCTTACGCGGTTCCAGCCCATGCGCACGCCGCTGCTCGTCAGCGAGCGGATCTACGCTGCTGTCGGGGGCTTGCTCGGGCTGCTGACCACCGGGGTCGTGATGCACGCTTGCCTCGGCCCCACCGCGCACGCTCCGCTCCTGATAGCGCCGATCGGCGCTTCGACCGTGCTCGTGTTCGGGGTCCCCGCGAGCCCGCTCGCCCAGCCGTGGTCCGTGCTCGGCGGCAACGTGCTGGCGGCCGTCATCGGCGTCACGGCGGCTCGCGTCATCCCCGATCCGCTGTGCGCCGGCGCCGCCGCGGTCGCGCTCACCATCGCCGTCACGAGCCTGCTCCGGTGCTTGCACCCGCCCGCGGGCGCGGTGGCGCTCACGGCGGTCATCGGCGGCCCGGTCGTGACGAGCCTGGGCTATCACTTCGCGCTCGTGCCGGTCGCCATCAACTCCCTGCTGCTCGTGGCAGCCGGGCTGCTGTTCAACAACCTGGTGCGCCGCAGCTACCCGCACGTCGTGACCTTGCCGGTCTCGCCCCACGGCACCGCCGACGCCCCGCCCGAGCTCCGCGTCGGCTTTTCGCCGAGCGACATCGACGCCGCCCTCGAGCGCCTGGGTACGCCCCTCGACGTCGAGCGCGAAGACCTGATCGCCCTCGTCCGGCACGTCGAAGAGGAGGCGCACCGGCGGCTGCGCGGAGGCCTCACCTGCGGCGAGATCATGTCGCGCGATCTGGTCACGATTCACCCCGACGATCCGAGCGCGCTCGCGCTCCGCCGCCTCCGCGAGCGCGCCCTGCGCGTCTTGCCGGTGGTCGACGAGCGAGGCGTCGTGCACGGCGCGATCGACGTCTCGATCGCGTCTGTCATGCCCGAGGCCACCGTGCGGGACTTGCCGTCCATCTACTTCGAGACCGCCGGCGAGGACACGCCGATCAACGAGCTCTTCCAGCTCCTCTCCCGAGGGCGCGTGCACGAAGCGCTGATCGTCGACGCCAAGATGCGCCTGCGCGGCATCGTGACCCAAACGGATCTCCTGGCCGTGATCGGCCGCGCGCAGCTCGCCAAGGGCTCGGCGCTGGTCGGGTAG
- a CDS encoding peptidoglycan DD-metalloendopeptidase family protein, with protein sequence MKPSSLAPVLALSALAAGCGSETEGPDLVWPIGGTDEIQPMSSSFGPRLQTSRDGVYDFHRGIDIPTVMGTPVYAVADGKVIRAGRYQDFEDVVVQIEHCDPPGACFYSTYIHLAMPVVETGDQVGRGQHIGYTGLAASSLFPHLHFEIREGGHEKVYCVHPLRFLPTPGGLPPALSARRTDEDATSSVSVEVEATLPGISPGLVEVAVATSSRSTGEVIEERVFNYEEWNRKYTGEGDAATIDEQSLGGIRIEPAKFNAQSSAYVIAFRFSDLGGTASADELQITARARDVEGHVVEASAP encoded by the coding sequence ATGAAGCCATCGTCTCTCGCGCCCGTGCTGGCCCTCTCCGCGCTCGCCGCCGGCTGCGGCTCGGAGACTGAAGGCCCAGACCTCGTGTGGCCGATCGGAGGGACGGACGAGATCCAGCCGATGTCGTCGAGCTTCGGTCCCCGCCTGCAGACCTCGCGCGATGGCGTCTACGACTTCCACCGCGGCATCGATATCCCCACCGTCATGGGCACCCCGGTGTACGCGGTCGCCGACGGAAAGGTGATACGCGCAGGCCGCTACCAGGACTTCGAGGACGTCGTTGTGCAGATCGAGCACTGCGATCCGCCGGGCGCTTGCTTCTACAGCACCTATATCCACCTGGCGATGCCGGTCGTCGAGACCGGCGATCAGGTCGGGCGCGGTCAGCACATCGGCTATACCGGCCTCGCGGCCAGCAGCCTGTTCCCCCACCTGCACTTCGAGATCCGCGAGGGAGGGCACGAGAAGGTGTACTGCGTGCACCCGCTCCGCTTCCTCCCGACGCCGGGCGGGCTGCCGCCGGCGCTCTCCGCGCGCCGCACCGACGAGGACGCCACGTCGAGCGTCTCGGTCGAGGTCGAGGCCACCCTGCCAGGCATCTCCCCGGGCCTCGTCGAGGTCGCGGTCGCGACGTCAAGCCGGTCGACCGGAGAGGTCATCGAGGAGCGGGTGTTCAACTACGAGGAGTGGAACCGCAAATATACAGGGGAGGGAGACGCCGCGACCATCGACGAACAGAGCCTCGGAGGCATCCGGATCGAGCCGGCGAAGTTCAATGCGCAGTCGTCGGCGTACGTGATCGCGTTCCGCTTCAGCGACCTCGGCGGCACGGCGTCGGCCGACGAGCTCCAGATCACGGCGCGGGCGCGCGACGTCGAGGGCCATGTCGTCGAGGCGAGCGCGCCCTGA